From Acetobacteroides hydrogenigenes, one genomic window encodes:
- a CDS encoding fumarylacetoacetate hydrolase family protein, giving the protein MKIICIGRNYVDHAKELNNPVPEEPVFFMKPDTALLRNNAPFFYPSFSKDIHHEVELIIKINKVGRCIGEKFANRYYSEVGLGIDFTARDVQQRCKEKGLPWEVAKAFDFSAPISSKFLPISDFESVDRIPFRLVKNGEVVQQGNSGDMLFSVNRIISYVSQYVTLKIGDLIYTGTPAGVGSVAIGDRLQGYIADTLMFDFEVK; this is encoded by the coding sequence ATGAAGATAATCTGTATAGGGCGCAACTACGTCGATCACGCAAAAGAGTTGAATAATCCGGTTCCCGAGGAGCCGGTCTTCTTTATGAAGCCCGATACCGCGTTGCTGCGCAACAATGCTCCCTTCTTTTATCCTTCCTTCTCGAAGGATATCCATCACGAGGTGGAGCTAATCATTAAGATCAACAAGGTAGGGCGTTGCATTGGCGAAAAGTTTGCCAATCGCTACTACAGCGAGGTTGGCCTTGGCATCGACTTTACCGCGCGCGACGTGCAGCAGCGATGTAAGGAGAAGGGGCTTCCTTGGGAAGTTGCCAAGGCATTCGATTTCTCTGCACCCATTAGCAGCAAATTCTTGCCGATTAGCGATTTCGAATCGGTGGATCGTATCCCGTTTCGCTTGGTAAAGAATGGCGAAGTGGTGCAGCAGGGAAATTCTGGTGATATGCTCTTTAGCGTCAACCGTATTATCTCGTACGTGTCGCAGTATGTCACCCTTAAGATTGGCGACCTTATTTATACGGGAACGCCTGCCGGTGTTGGCTCCGTTGCCATCGGCGATCGTCTGCAAGGCTACATTGCCGATACGCTAATGTTCGACTTTGAGGTGAAGTAA
- a CDS encoding 3'-5' exonuclease, with product MELNVKNPLVFFDLETTGIDMVNDRIVEICILKVFPDGRTEVKTRRVNPTIPIPAQATAIHGITNEDVKDCPTFKEIAKSLVQLIEGCDFAGYNSNKFDLPLLAEEFIRAGIDFDLKKRKFIDVQTIFHKMEQRTLVAAYKFYCDKDLNNAHSAEADTVATYEVLKAQLDRYPELKNDIDFLSDFSAKTRNVDFAGRIVLNDKDVEVFNFGKHRGRPVVEVLETEPGYYAWMMNGDFPLYTKNVLTRIKLGMMVKK from the coding sequence ATGGAGTTAAATGTAAAGAATCCGCTCGTATTCTTCGACCTCGAAACTACGGGAATCGACATGGTAAACGATCGAATCGTTGAGATCTGCATCCTTAAGGTATTCCCCGATGGGCGAACCGAGGTTAAAACGCGCAGGGTCAACCCAACCATTCCTATTCCCGCACAGGCTACCGCCATCCACGGCATCACCAACGAGGATGTTAAGGATTGCCCAACGTTTAAGGAGATTGCCAAGTCGCTGGTGCAGCTAATCGAGGGGTGCGATTTTGCGGGCTACAACTCCAACAAGTTCGATCTTCCGCTTTTGGCCGAGGAGTTCATTCGTGCCGGAATCGACTTCGATCTAAAGAAGCGCAAGTTTATTGACGTGCAAACCATCTTCCATAAGATGGAGCAGCGCACGCTGGTTGCCGCCTACAAGTTTTACTGCGATAAGGATCTGAATAACGCCCATAGCGCCGAGGCCGATACCGTTGCCACCTACGAGGTGCTCAAGGCGCAGCTCGACCGATATCCTGAGCTGAAGAACGATATCGACTTCCTTTCCGATTTCTCGGCAAAAACGCGTAACGTCGATTTCGCCGGACGAATCGTACTTAACGATAAGGATGTGGAGGTGTTCAACTTTGGCAAGCACAGGGGACGTCCTGTAGTTGAGGTATTGGAAACCGAACCAGGCTACTACGCATGGATGATGAACGGTGATTTCCCGCTTTACACGAAAAACGTACTTACCCGCATTAAGCTGGGCATGATGGTGAAGAAATAG
- a CDS encoding SAM hydrolase/SAM-dependent halogenase family protein: MAIATLTTDWTRHDFYVAALKGEILRRNPVAAIVDISHQIPAFQLQGAAYVLRGAFRHFPEKSVHIIGVDSEPTPKKPIVAVSYLGQYFVAVDNGVMGLICDTQPDAVVTIDYEDLGNGFNALIPFAKAAAALTLGEPIESIGTPKPSVNHMPMLLPVLDASFIIGNVIYIDTFGNIITNITRNEFDRVAKGRRYEILIQSNRYKVKTISSSYSAVEDGEFVAIFNSAGHLEVAQNKGRIASILNLDMSSSVRINFFNQ; encoded by the coding sequence ATGGCAATTGCAACGCTCACAACCGACTGGACACGGCACGACTTCTACGTGGCCGCCCTTAAAGGTGAGATTCTGAGAAGGAATCCGGTAGCAGCCATCGTAGACATAAGCCACCAGATTCCGGCATTTCAGCTGCAAGGTGCAGCCTATGTTCTAAGGGGTGCCTTCCGTCATTTTCCCGAAAAGAGCGTACATATTATAGGTGTAGATAGCGAGCCTACACCCAAAAAGCCTATTGTTGCGGTTAGCTACCTCGGCCAGTACTTTGTTGCGGTGGATAACGGGGTGATGGGGCTCATCTGCGACACCCAGCCCGATGCGGTGGTGACCATCGACTACGAGGATCTCGGAAACGGCTTCAACGCACTAATTCCCTTTGCCAAGGCAGCGGCAGCGCTCACCTTGGGCGAGCCCATCGAGAGCATCGGAACGCCAAAGCCTTCGGTAAACCATATGCCGATGCTGCTGCCGGTGCTCGATGCCAGCTTCATCATCGGCAACGTCATCTACATTGATACGTTTGGCAACATCATCACCAATATTACCCGCAATGAATTTGACCGGGTAGCAAAAGGTCGCCGATACGAGATTCTGATACAGAGCAACCGCTACAAGGTAAAAACCATATCCAGCAGCTACAGCGCCGTGGAGGATGGCGAGTTTGTGGCCATCTTCAACTCGGCAGGGCATCTGGAGGTGGCCCAGAACAAGGGTCGCATTGCCTCTATCCTAAACCTCGATATGAGCTCGTCGGTGCGCATCAACTTTTTTAACCAGTAG
- the mazG gene encoding nucleoside triphosphate pyrophosphohydrolase, whose protein sequence is MNDKQQSFDRLLKIMDELREKCPWDREQTFESLRSNTIEETYELIDAINTSDIPNIKKELGDILLHVVFYSKMASERQWFEISDVVNALCDKLVYRHPHVFGQTEVSNAAQVVKNWEELKLKEKDGNKSVLSGVPNALPALIKANRIQEKVRAVGFDWEERSQVWDKVQEELDELRHEVEAMDREKMEKEFGDLLFSVVNAARLYGIDPEAALELTNRKFAKRFSYLEEKTIKQGQPLKDMSLDQMNEIWEEAKKYD, encoded by the coding sequence ATGAACGACAAGCAGCAAAGCTTCGACAGGCTTTTGAAGATCATGGACGAGCTCCGCGAAAAGTGCCCTTGGGACCGCGAGCAAACCTTCGAGAGCCTGCGCAGCAACACCATAGAGGAGACCTACGAGCTGATCGACGCCATCAACACCAGCGACATCCCCAACATCAAAAAGGAGCTGGGCGATATCCTGCTCCACGTGGTTTTCTACTCGAAGATGGCCTCCGAGAGGCAGTGGTTCGAGATATCGGACGTGGTAAACGCCCTTTGCGATAAACTCGTGTACCGCCACCCGCACGTATTCGGCCAAACGGAGGTGAGCAACGCCGCTCAGGTGGTGAAGAACTGGGAGGAGCTGAAGCTGAAGGAGAAGGACGGCAACAAGAGCGTGCTCTCGGGCGTGCCCAATGCCCTACCAGCGCTAATTAAGGCCAACCGAATTCAAGAAAAGGTTAGAGCCGTGGGCTTTGACTGGGAGGAGCGCAGCCAGGTGTGGGACAAGGTGCAGGAGGAGCTGGACGAGCTGCGCCACGAGGTAGAAGCGATGGATCGCGAAAAGATGGAAAAGGAGTTCGGCGACCTGCTCTTCTCGGTGGTCAACGCCGCTAGGCTCTACGGCATCGACCCGGAAGCCGCCCTCGAGCTCACCAACCGCAAGTTCGCCAAGCGCTTTAGCTACCTCGAGGAGAAGACCATCAAGCAGGGGCAGCCGCTCAAGGATATGTCGCTCGACCAGATGAATGAGATCTGGGAAGAAGCCAAGAAGTACGACTAG
- a CDS encoding Crp/Fnr family transcriptional regulator: MNFTLLSRCPLFHGVDPVELENLLSMYPYAVKSYVKGNVLASRDDEYAGLMVVLEGSVKGEMVDSSGKVVKIEDISAPRPIAPAFLFGQNNRLPVDVVANDVVKVVIIPRPSMVGIMQASSQVLTNYLDMMSNRATFLSNKLYFLSFRSIKEKLAHYLLDLSKGQLITFSLPMGQQELADYFGVTRSSLARVFADMEHDGLVAFDRRKVTLLDREGLVKIIR, encoded by the coding sequence ATGAATTTTACCCTGCTATCCCGCTGTCCGCTATTCCATGGGGTTGATCCTGTGGAGCTGGAGAACCTTTTGTCGATGTATCCCTACGCCGTAAAAAGCTACGTAAAAGGCAACGTGCTGGCCTCGCGCGACGACGAGTACGCGGGGCTGATGGTGGTCCTGGAGGGCAGCGTTAAGGGCGAGATGGTAGATAGCTCAGGGAAAGTGGTAAAGATTGAGGATATTTCGGCTCCACGTCCCATTGCTCCAGCCTTCCTTTTTGGTCAAAACAACCGGCTGCCGGTTGATGTGGTAGCCAACGATGTCGTTAAGGTGGTGATCATCCCCCGTCCGTCGATGGTCGGTATCATGCAGGCCAGCTCGCAGGTGCTCACCAACTACCTCGATATGATGTCGAATCGGGCAACCTTTCTTTCGAACAAGCTCTACTTCCTCTCGTTTCGGTCCATTAAGGAGAAGCTGGCGCACTACCTGCTCGATCTCTCTAAAGGGCAGCTCATCACCTTCTCGCTACCCATGGGGCAGCAGGAGCTGGCCGACTACTTCGGCGTTACCCGCTCGTCGCTGGCCCGCGTATTTGCCGATATGGAGCACGATGGCCTTGTAGCCTTCGACCGCCGCAAGGTAACGCTGCTCGATAGGGAGGGGCTGGTGAAGATTATTCGATGA
- a CDS encoding 4Fe-4S dicluster domain-containing protein: MIRDIVRIDRELCNGCGNCITGCHEGALQLIDGKATLVSELMCDGLGACIGTCPVGAITIEKREAEAYDEVATIIEMIPNGKNVVMAHLQHLLDHNETEYLRQAFGYLREKEKSIPFDINEVIDSLRQKAQPAAPQVHQHHHAGGGCPGSAARSFAPKMAAAPTADDQPSALTHWPVQLHLINPMAAHFKGSNLLLAADCVAYALANFHSKHLQGKTLAIACPKLDSNKEVYIQKITALIDNAQVDTITVMRMEVPCCGGLVQMAQIARDAAKRHIPIKVVEVGIQGEILDSKWI; this comes from the coding sequence ATGATACGCGACATTGTTAGAATAGACCGAGAGCTTTGCAACGGATGTGGGAACTGCATCACCGGATGCCACGAAGGGGCGCTACAGCTGATTGACGGAAAGGCAACCCTCGTAAGCGAGCTGATGTGCGACGGATTGGGCGCCTGCATTGGCACCTGCCCTGTAGGAGCCATCACCATAGAGAAGCGCGAGGCCGAGGCCTACGACGAGGTGGCCACCATCATAGAGATGATCCCTAACGGTAAGAACGTGGTTATGGCTCACCTTCAGCACCTGCTCGACCATAACGAAACCGAGTACCTCCGTCAGGCATTTGGCTACTTAAGAGAAAAAGAGAAGAGCATTCCATTTGACATTAACGAGGTGATCGACTCGCTAAGGCAAAAGGCTCAGCCAGCTGCGCCTCAGGTGCACCAACACCACCATGCAGGAGGCGGATGCCCCGGATCGGCGGCACGCAGCTTTGCCCCTAAGATGGCGGCAGCACCTACAGCCGACGATCAGCCATCGGCGCTTACCCACTGGCCCGTGCAGCTACACCTCATCAACCCAATGGCAGCCCACTTTAAGGGATCGAACCTGCTACTGGCAGCCGACTGCGTAGCCTATGCGCTAGCCAACTTCCACAGCAAGCATCTACAAGGAAAAACGCTGGCCATTGCCTGCCCAAAGCTGGACTCCAACAAGGAAGTGTACATCCAAAAGATTACAGCCCTCATCGACAATGCACAGGTGGATACCATCACCGTTATGCGCATGGAGGTTCCCTGCTGCGGAGGTCTGGTACAGATGGCCCAAATTGCCCGCGATGCCGCCAAGCGACACATACCAATTAAGGTGGTGGAAGTCGGTATTCAGGGAGAAATACTTGATTCGAAGTGGATCTAA
- the hcp gene encoding hydroxylamine reductase, with translation MSMFCYQCQEAAKGFGCTIKGVCGKDASTSNLQDLLLFVNKGISILHTELRAKGYKNSAVDKYVIDSLFCTITNANFDDNAISNRIIEGLEIKKKLTAECSKHGVAVPQSKEVTWTGNREDFASESTKVGTMSISDNEDIRSLKSLIIFGLKGMAAYAEHAGNLGFVDDSISEFIQGALAKTTRTDIGADELVALTLETGKYGVTTMALLDKANTTRYGNPEITKVNIGTRNNPAILISGHDLKDMEELLAQTEGTGVDVYTHSEMLPANYYPAFKKYSHFVGNYGSSWWKQRDEFETFNGPVLFTTNCIVPPMHNATYKDRIYTTGSAGLEGATHIGPREDGKPKDFSAIIEHAKRCKAPIQIEEGEIIGGFAHEQVFALADKVVDAVKSGAIRKFFVMAGCDGRMKDRSYYTEFAEQLPKDTVILTAGCAKYRYNKLPLGDIGGIPRVLDAGQCNDSYSLALIALKLKEVFQLNDINELPIAYNIAWYEQKAVIVLLALLSLGVKNIHLGPTLPAFLSPNVVKVLVENFGIAGINTVDEDIKLFMGA, from the coding sequence ATGAGCATGTTTTGTTACCAATGTCAAGAAGCAGCTAAAGGATTTGGCTGTACCATCAAGGGTGTTTGCGGAAAAGACGCATCGACCTCTAACCTTCAGGATTTGCTGCTATTCGTAAACAAGGGAATCAGCATCCTCCATACGGAGCTTCGCGCCAAAGGATACAAGAATAGCGCAGTCGACAAGTACGTTATTGACTCCCTGTTCTGCACCATCACCAACGCCAACTTCGACGATAACGCTATTTCCAACCGAATTATAGAAGGACTTGAAATTAAAAAGAAGCTTACTGCCGAATGCAGCAAGCATGGAGTGGCAGTTCCTCAATCAAAAGAAGTAACATGGACCGGGAATCGCGAGGATTTTGCCTCTGAATCTACCAAAGTGGGCACCATGTCGATATCCGACAACGAGGATATCCGCTCGCTGAAGTCGCTCATAATCTTTGGTCTTAAGGGTATGGCCGCCTATGCCGAGCATGCCGGTAATCTAGGCTTTGTGGACGATTCCATTAGCGAGTTCATCCAAGGTGCACTTGCAAAAACAACCAGAACCGATATCGGTGCCGACGAGCTGGTAGCCCTGACCCTCGAAACGGGCAAGTACGGCGTTACCACCATGGCGCTGCTCGACAAGGCCAACACCACCCGCTACGGCAACCCCGAAATCACCAAGGTGAACATCGGAACACGAAATAACCCAGCTATCCTTATCAGCGGTCACGACCTGAAGGATATGGAGGAGCTGCTAGCCCAAACCGAAGGTACTGGTGTAGATGTGTACACCCACAGCGAGATGCTTCCCGCCAACTACTACCCTGCCTTTAAGAAGTACAGCCACTTTGTGGGCAACTACGGCAGCTCGTGGTGGAAGCAAAGAGACGAGTTCGAGACCTTTAACGGCCCAGTGCTCTTTACCACCAACTGTATTGTTCCGCCAATGCACAACGCCACCTATAAGGATAGAATCTACACAACAGGTTCGGCAGGACTAGAGGGAGCTACACACATCGGTCCTCGCGAGGATGGCAAACCAAAGGACTTCTCGGCTATCATCGAGCATGCAAAGCGCTGCAAGGCTCCTATCCAGATTGAGGAGGGCGAAATTATCGGTGGATTTGCCCACGAGCAGGTGTTTGCCCTTGCCGACAAGGTGGTGGATGCCGTTAAGTCGGGTGCCATCCGCAAGTTCTTTGTGATGGCAGGCTGCGATGGCCGCATGAAGGACCGCAGCTACTACACCGAGTTTGCCGAGCAGCTGCCAAAGGATACCGTAATCCTTACCGCAGGATGCGCCAAGTACCGCTACAACAAGCTGCCGCTGGGCGATATCGGAGGTATCCCACGCGTGCTCGATGCAGGACAGTGCAACGACAGCTACTCGCTGGCCCTGATTGCCCTTAAGCTGAAGGAGGTATTCCAGCTAAACGACATCAACGAGCTGCCTATTGCCTACAATATTGCCTGGTACGAGCAGAAGGCCGTTATCGTGCTGCTAGCGCTGCTATCGCTGGGCGTAAAGAATATTCACCTAGGGCCAACCCTCCCAGCCTTCCTATCGCCCAACGTGGTGAAGGTGCTAGTTGAGAACTTCGGCATCGCCGGCATCAACACCGTCGACGAGGACATTAAACTATTCATGGGAGCCTAG
- a CDS encoding DUF427 domain-containing protein — MRAIWKGTTIAESDDAIKLEGFYYFPRSSVKMEYLKESSHRTFCPWKGTASFYDVDINGDINKDSAWYYPTPSERGAMVKDRIAFWKGIVVLP, encoded by the coding sequence ATGCGCGCCATTTGGAAAGGCACCACCATCGCCGAGAGCGACGACGCCATTAAGCTGGAGGGGTTCTACTATTTCCCCCGATCGTCGGTAAAAATGGAGTACCTAAAGGAGAGCAGCCACCGCACCTTCTGCCCGTGGAAGGGCACTGCATCGTTCTACGACGTAGATATTAATGGCGATATCAATAAAGATTCTGCATGGTACTACCCCACTCCATCGGAGCGGGGCGCCATGGTTAAGGATAGGATTGCATTCTGGAAGGGGATTGTGGTACTGCCATAG
- a CDS encoding hydrolase — protein sequence MRVEGNTIMLTPQFNRESWDDVEFVWNHKPFIRSTVSEVMHFPIVDSLETINQSLLHKAYQMNVIPNDNEALLLRHPISPWKEEVLLSVTKPVDDKDYVELSGTFRSRVFEGKKTQLRSFFRQMESFLVGRNEQPLTYYVSKVASSTDVDGHETCTYVIIAQVTNLSKDSEPLDIDRWFPFT from the coding sequence ATGCGAGTAGAAGGTAACACCATTATGCTAACCCCCCAGTTCAATCGCGAGAGCTGGGACGATGTGGAGTTTGTGTGGAACCACAAGCCCTTCATCCGTTCGACCGTATCGGAAGTTATGCACTTTCCTATTGTCGATAGCCTCGAGACCATCAACCAGTCGCTGCTCCATAAGGCCTACCAAATGAACGTTATCCCCAACGATAACGAGGCGCTACTGCTGCGCCACCCCATCTCGCCCTGGAAGGAAGAGGTGCTGCTATCGGTTACCAAACCTGTAGACGACAAGGACTACGTAGAGCTGTCGGGAACCTTCCGCAGCCGGGTCTTTGAAGGAAAGAAGACGCAGCTGCGCAGCTTCTTTAGGCAGATGGAAAGCTTCTTGGTGGGGCGCAACGAGCAGCCGCTCACCTACTACGTAAGCAAGGTGGCCTCAAGCACCGATGTCGATGGCCACGAAACCTGCACCTACGTCATTATCGCCCAAGTTACCAACCTGAGCAAAGACTCCGAACCGCTCGACATCGATCGGTGGTTCCCATTCACCTAA
- a CDS encoding DUF4251 domain-containing protein produces the protein MKLKQLAATLALAVLPAISLLAQEDFRELTPQERRELRQKEQQQLDSASYAKAVEALSAQNWVLEAYTIQGQRGNLYHVNSTLNFVMVEDETATLQLSSPLRAGYSALNSVTVEGRIRDYQITTDKKGYVNVSFMVIGYAINADIRVSLYPNTNRAEASISPNTWGRRITYRGFIVPLEDSSVYKGMPR, from the coding sequence ATGAAGCTAAAACAACTAGCCGCAACGCTGGCTTTGGCGGTTCTCCCCGCCATCAGTTTGTTGGCACAGGAAGATTTTCGGGAGCTAACCCCTCAGGAACGAAGGGAGCTGCGCCAAAAGGAGCAACAGCAGCTCGACTCGGCCAGCTACGCGAAGGCCGTAGAGGCGCTATCGGCGCAAAACTGGGTACTCGAAGCCTATACCATTCAAGGGCAGCGAGGCAACCTATACCATGTAAACAGCACGCTCAACTTCGTGATGGTAGAGGACGAGACCGCAACGCTGCAGCTCTCCTCGCCCCTACGAGCAGGGTATAGCGCCCTTAACAGCGTTACCGTAGAGGGCCGAATTCGCGATTACCAAATTACAACCGACAAGAAGGGCTACGTAAACGTAAGCTTCATGGTTATAGGATACGCCATTAATGCCGATATCCGTGTTTCGCTATACCCCAACACCAACCGGGCAGAAGCCTCCATCTCGCCCAACACCTGGGGTCGAAGAATTACCTATCGCGGCTTCATCGTTCCGCTCGAAGACTCGAGCGTATACAAGGGCATGCCGCGGTAG
- a CDS encoding WbqC family protein: protein MQQVALSTAYFPPLQYISKFLAGSVTIEAHESYRKQSYRNRCKIHAANGPMALTVPVAKWHGERMPIAEVQIDYDKPWQNNHLKSIESAYKNSPFYDYYIDDFMPFFENRYERLFDYNQQILEVILKTLGIKPSIAYTTDFDKTIEGKADLRYSISPKESQQQPDPYFTPVEYYQVFADRHGFTPNLSILDLLFNEGPMAKSILEQSIKKGE from the coding sequence ATGCAACAGGTAGCACTTTCAACGGCATACTTTCCGCCCCTTCAATACATCAGCAAGTTTTTAGCAGGAAGCGTAACCATCGAGGCGCACGAGAGCTACCGCAAGCAAAGCTACCGCAACCGCTGCAAAATACATGCAGCAAACGGACCAATGGCGCTTACCGTTCCCGTAGCAAAGTGGCATGGCGAGCGAATGCCCATCGCCGAGGTACAAATCGACTACGACAAGCCCTGGCAAAATAACCACCTCAAGTCCATCGAGTCGGCCTACAAAAACTCGCCCTTCTACGACTACTACATCGACGACTTCATGCCCTTCTTCGAGAACCGCTACGAGCGCCTATTCGACTACAACCAGCAAATCCTTGAGGTAATCCTAAAGACGCTCGGTATAAAGCCAAGCATAGCCTACACTACCGACTTCGACAAAACGATCGAGGGGAAAGCAGACCTACGATACAGCATATCGCCTAAGGAGAGCCAACAGCAGCCCGATCCGTACTTCACCCCAGTAGAGTACTACCAGGTATTCGCCGACCGACACGGCTTTACGCCCAACCTCTCCATTCTCGACCTCCTCTTTAACGAGGGTCCCATGGCCAAGAGCATTCTAGAGCAGAGCATAAAAAAAGGCGAGTAG
- a CDS encoding OmpP1/FadL family transporter has translation MRLRAILMGASCLMAGVALAQSETDVLRYSQTFMKGSARFTAMGGAFGALGGDMSSFMINPAGVGVYRSSEFSFSTGIFNSNQKIDYRGTRSFDGHTSVNIGNAGVVLNFFNKPDNGLRNFNLGIAYNRVNDFNQNTFLTGINKDNSITDYFAESTYGIKRSELLSERPFDSNLPWNSILAWKTYLIDPLNETDGNIEYRSPLKQDDVVFQDQWEEIRGFNDVVNIAFGGNVMDVVYVGGSLNVTNVNYHSSKTYHEQAAEGNQSSFNELNFDEIYNAYGTGVSLGLGVILKPVQFLRVGVAYQSPTWNSIDEDYSAYMNSKFIIPNESGFAEYDTPINTFSYRISSPQRLTGSLGFVLGNVGIISADVDWVNYAGMRIHGSNSYRKLFSDINNAVENSYRNTVNARLGGELKLDKFALRAGYQYYQNPYKKDFINSDNATNVYSAGFGYRTRSFFFDFAYSLMTMKNGYSLYDYYYKDASTTIDIYSGTATSSINRNSYIVTVGFKF, from the coding sequence ATGAGACTTCGCGCAATACTTATGGGGGCTAGCTGCCTGATGGCTGGTGTAGCCCTTGCCCAAAGCGAAACCGACGTGCTTCGCTATTCGCAAACCTTTATGAAGGGATCGGCTAGGTTTACCGCCATGGGCGGAGCCTTTGGTGCACTTGGTGGCGATATGTCCTCGTTTATGATAAATCCTGCAGGCGTAGGTGTTTATCGTTCTTCGGAATTCTCCTTTTCTACAGGGATTTTTAATAGCAACCAAAAAATAGACTATCGTGGTACTCGTTCCTTTGATGGTCATACTTCTGTAAATATTGGAAACGCAGGAGTGGTGCTTAATTTTTTTAACAAACCTGATAATGGACTGAGAAATTTCAACCTTGGAATTGCTTACAATAGGGTAAACGACTTTAACCAGAATACGTTTTTAACGGGTATCAACAAGGATAACTCTATTACAGATTATTTTGCGGAATCGACATACGGCATTAAGAGATCTGAATTGCTAAGCGAGCGTCCTTTCGATTCTAACTTACCTTGGAACTCAATTCTGGCGTGGAAAACTTACCTAATTGATCCTTTAAACGAGACAGATGGTAATATTGAGTATCGTTCTCCTCTTAAGCAGGATGATGTTGTATTTCAAGACCAATGGGAGGAAATTCGAGGCTTTAATGATGTTGTAAATATTGCCTTTGGTGGGAACGTAATGGATGTAGTTTATGTTGGTGGTTCTCTGAATGTTACTAACGTTAACTATCATTCTTCTAAAACTTATCACGAACAGGCAGCCGAAGGTAATCAGTCTTCTTTTAATGAATTAAACTTTGATGAGATCTATAATGCCTACGGAACAGGTGTTTCTTTGGGGCTAGGGGTAATCCTTAAACCTGTGCAGTTCCTACGCGTCGGAGTTGCCTATCAGTCACCAACGTGGAATTCTATTGATGAGGATTATTCAGCTTATATGAACTCTAAGTTTATTATTCCCAACGAAAGCGGGTTTGCGGAATATGACACTCCTATAAATACATTCAGCTATCGCATATCCTCGCCACAACGCCTTACTGGTAGCCTTGGTTTTGTCCTTGGTAATGTTGGGATAATAAGTGCTGACGTTGATTGGGTAAACTATGCCGGCATGAGGATTCATGGATCGAATAGCTATCGCAAGCTTTTTAGCGATATCAATAATGCGGTGGAAAATAGTTACCGAAACACGGTAAATGCCAGATTAGGTGGAGAATTGAAACTTGACAAGTTTGCTCTTCGCGCCGGTTATCAGTACTATCAAAATCCTTATAAAAAGGACTTTATTAACTCTGATAACGCAACAAACGTTTACTCGGCAGGTTTTGGCTACCGTACGCGTTCGTTCTTCTTCGATTTTGCCTATAGTTTAATGACGATGAAAAACGGCTATTCGCTGTACGATTACTACTATAAGGACGCTAGTACTACAATTGATATTTATTCTGGTACTGCTACCTCCAGCATCAACCGTAATTCCTACATTGTTACCGTTGGGTTTAAGTTCTAG